The following are encoded together in the Meriones unguiculatus strain TT.TT164.6M chromosome 16, Bangor_MerUng_6.1, whole genome shotgun sequence genome:
- the Cnpy3 gene encoding protein canopy homolog 3 isoform X1, producing MESMSELAPRCLLLPLLLLLPLLLLPAPKLGPSRARAEETDWVRLPSKCEVCKYVAVELKSAFEETGKTKEVIDTGYGILDRKASGVKYTKSDLRLIEVTETICKRLLDYSLHKERTGSNRFAKGMSETFETLHNLVHKGVKVVMDIPYELWNETSAEVADLKKQCDVLVEEFEEVIEDWYRNHQDEDLMEFLCANHVLKGKDTSCLAERWSGKKGDIASLGGKKSKKKRSRVKGSASGSKQRKELGALEGDASPEEDEGVQKASPLPHSPPDEL from the exons ATGGAGTCCATGTCTGAGCTCGCGCCCCGCTGCCTCCTGcttcccctgctgctgctgctgccgctgctgctgctacCGGCCCCGAAGCTGGGCCCGAGCCGCGCCCGGGCGGAGGAGACCGACTGGGTGCGATTGCCCAGCAAATGCGAAG TGTGCAAGTATGTTGCAGTGGAGTTGAAGTCCGCTTTTGAGGAAACTGGGAAGACCAAGGAAGTGATCGACACAGGCTATGGCATTCTGGACCGGAAGGCCTCCGGAGTCAAGTACACGAAGTC GGACTTACGGTTAATTGAAGTCACAGAGACCATTTGCAAGAGGCTTCTGGACTACAGCCTGCACAAGGAGAGGACTGGCAGCAACCGGTTTGCCAAG GGCATGTCGGAGACCTTTGAGACGCTGCACAACCTCGTCCACAAAGGGGTCAAGGTGGTGATGGACATCCCCTATGAGCTATGGAACGAGACCTCCGCCGAGGTGGCCGACCTCAAGAAGCAA TGTGACGTGCTGGTAGAAGAGTTTGAAGAGGTGATTGAAGACTGGTACAGAAACCACCAGGACGAAGACCTGATGGAGTTTCTGTGTGCCAACCACGTGCTGAAGGGCAAGGACACGA GTTGCCTGGCGGAGCGGTGGTCTGGCAAGAAGGGGGACATAGCCTCCCTGGGAGGGAAGAAGTCCAAGAAGAAACGCAGCAGGGTCAAGGGCTCCGCCAGTGGCAGCAAGCAGAGGAAGGAACTGGGGGCCCTGGAGGGGGATGCCAGCCCCGAGGAGGACGAAGGTGTGCAGAAggcatcccccctcccccacagccccCCCGACGAGCTGTGA
- the Cnpy3 gene encoding protein canopy homolog 3 isoform X2, producing MSETFETLHNLVHKGVKVVMDIPYELWNETSAEVADLKKQCDVLVEEFEEVIEDWYRNHQDEDLMEFLCANHVLKGKDTSCLAERWSGKKGDIASLGGKKSKKKRSRVKGSASGSKQRKELGALEGDASPEEDEGVQKASPLPHSPPDEL from the exons ATGTCGGAGACCTTTGAGACGCTGCACAACCTCGTCCACAAAGGGGTCAAGGTGGTGATGGACATCCCCTATGAGCTATGGAACGAGACCTCCGCCGAGGTGGCCGACCTCAAGAAGCAA TGTGACGTGCTGGTAGAAGAGTTTGAAGAGGTGATTGAAGACTGGTACAGAAACCACCAGGACGAAGACCTGATGGAGTTTCTGTGTGCCAACCACGTGCTGAAGGGCAAGGACACGA GTTGCCTGGCGGAGCGGTGGTCTGGCAAGAAGGGGGACATAGCCTCCCTGGGAGGGAAGAAGTCCAAGAAGAAACGCAGCAGGGTCAAGGGCTCCGCCAGTGGCAGCAAGCAGAGGAAGGAACTGGGGGCCCTGGAGGGGGATGCCAGCCCCGAGGAGGACGAAGGTGTGCAGAAggcatcccccctcccccacagccccCCCGACGAGCTGTGA